Proteins co-encoded in one Gadus morhua chromosome 6, gadMor3.0, whole genome shotgun sequence genomic window:
- the prdm8b gene encoding PR domain zinc finger protein 8b has product MDPGESGGEERVWTGGDSKAVQCLTDIFTSVFTTCDVPENALFGPCVLSHTTLYDSIAFIALKSTDKRTAPYIFRVDTSAASSSAEGVMWLRLVQSARDPEEQNLEAYVKNGQLFYRSLRRVHKDEELLVWYGRELLDLLGLRETTDPPIRAKGSTAHTCPDCSQRFLFDFPFLSHLRFRCTKRLQTPPTTPTDTTTDPRPPSEGVDPSGPPGGGTPGRSSPKPLPGPPDAIKPATDFHNLARDLERSRRGPPSDREAEVHSSGKRKYPDALGPPGSALPGPKSKEELATSALNYRGAYGLDDSPRAPSPVVGPPTTGDAGPGAKRSAFTEVRKSSQGLKSSRSTQSSNLENQESGGGRPGSRTPDKHLNMRQVLSETQPTQAQPPPSPFPSLAQQGAGSRAERKSAFSQPSRSSSFSQISSLLAPKLLDSSARMELGPGPMKQGPFVYAAATAFWPKTSGPVPIQLPSALTLLPPSFTSLCLPAQNWCAKCNASFRMTSDLVYHMRSHHKKEFAVEPLVRRRREEKLRCPICNEAFRERHHLSRHMTSHN; this is encoded by the exons ATGGACCCAGGGGAGTCGGGGGGTGAGGAGCGGGTCTGGACCGGGGGGGACTCCAAGGCGGTCCAGTGTTTAACGGACATCTTCACGAGCGTGTTCACCACGTGTGACGTCCCGGAGAACGCGCTGTTCGGCCCGTGCGTGCTGAGCCACACCACGCTCTACGACAGCATCGCTTTCATCGCCCTCAAGTCCACCGACAAGCGGACGGCGCCCTACATCTTTCGC gtggatACCTCGGCCGCCAGTAGCTCGGCGGAGGGGGTGATGTGGCTCCGGTTGGTCCAGTCGGCTCGGGACCCGGAGGAGCAGAACCTCGAGGCCTACGTGAAGAACGGCCAGCTGTTCTACCGGTCGCTGCGCCGCGTGCACAAGGACGAGGAGCTGCTCGTGTGGTACGGCCGGGAGCTGCTGGACCTGCTGGGGCTGCGCGAGACCACGGACCCGCCAATCAGGGCCAAGG GCTCGACCGCCCACACCTGCCCCGACTGCAGCCAGCGCTTCCTGTTTGACTTCCCCTTCCTGTCTCACCTGAGGTTCCGCTGCACCAAGCGTCTCCAGACCCCCCCCACGACccccaccgacaccaccactgacccccggccccccagcgAGGGGGTGGACCCCTCGGGGCCCCCAGGAGGCGGGACCCCTGGGCGGTCCAGCCCCAAGCCCCTGCCCGGCCCCCCTGATGCCATCAAGCCCGCCACAGACTTCCACAACCTGGCTCGGGACCTGGAGCGGAGCCGGCGGGGCCCGCCCAGCGACCGCGAGGCCGAGGTCCACAGCTCCGGGAAGAGGAAGTACCCCGACGCCTTGGGACCCCCGGGGTCTGCCCTGCCGGGGCCAAAATCCAAAGAGGAGCTGGCCACCTCCGCCCTCAACTACCGAGGGGCCTACGGGCTGGACGACAGCCCCCGGGCCCCCTCCCCGGTGGTGGGGCCCCCCACCACCGGGGATGCGGGTCCCGGGGCCAAGCGCAGTGCTTTCACAGAGGTGAGGAAGTCCTCGCAGGGCCTGAAGTCCTCCAGGAGCACCCAGAGTTCGAACCTGGAGAACCAGGAGTCAGGGGGGGGGCGCCCGGGCAGCCGGACCCCCGACAAGCACCTCAACATGAGGCAGGTCCTGTCAGAGACCCAGCCCACCCAGGCCCAGCCCCCCCCAAGCCCCTTCCCCTCGCTGGCTCAGCAGGGGGCGGGCAGCAGAGCAGAGCGGAAGAGCGCCTTCAGCCagccctcccgctcctcctccttctcccagatctcctccctcctggccCCAAAGCTCCTGGACTCCTCAGCCAGAATGGAGCTAGGCCCCGGCCCCATGAAGCAGGGTCCCTTCGTCTACGCCGCTGCCACCGCCTTCTGGCCCAAGACCTCCGGACCGGTCCCCATCCAGCTCCCCTCGGCACTCACCctgctccccccctccttcacctccctctGCCTGCCCGCGCAGAACTGGTGCGCAAAGTGCAACGCGTCCTTCCGCATGACGTCGGACCTGGTGTACCACATGCGCTCGCACCACAAGAAGGAGTTCGCCGTGGAGCCGCtggtgcggcggcggcgcgaGGAGAAGCTCCGGTGTCCGATCTGCAACGAGGCGTTCCGCGAGCGGCATCACCTGTCGCGTCACATGACGTCGCATAACTGA